The Pseudophaeobacter arcticus DSM 23566 genome includes a region encoding these proteins:
- a CDS encoding carboxyl transferase domain-containing protein — MKTIKAENPAIVSEIRVGLGDEIAAGTVLLVTELMKMQHEIRADESGVVTALHVSPGDELRGGEPLVSLEPGEVSLRVEQEEQGQRLEFSEFEARMGMLTDSSRPQAVAKRHQSGSRTARENIEDLFDPGSFSEYGALAVAAQRTKRPLAELQSRTQGDGIICGTGTVNGRAVAAMAVDYMVLAGTQGYNHHRKMDRLIERAGRDNLPIVLFAEGGGGRPNDYDMAPMMVAGLNVPSFRNFAAHRGPKIGIVSGLCFAGNAALFGLCNVRIATQDSWIGMGGPAMIEGGGLGSVTPHEIGPSETQKANGVIDLLRQNEAEAVAATKVLLGLPFLHSPPQEEAPALALRDVVPADRTRAYDMRQAIEALTDAGSFLELRRDFGQGMITGFMRIKGQAYGVLANNPLHIGGAIDAPAGDKGARFLQLCDAWGLPVVTLCDTPGFMVGPAIEETGQVAHISRLFLAGAHFAQPLVTVILRKAYGLGAMAMAGGGFDRPHYCCAWPTGEVGAMGLEGAVKLGHRDHLAAISDPVAREAEYQRLVAELYQNGSALNAASLLEFDAVIDPALTREEIARVIAAAGPGSPSERYVDAW; from the coding sequence GTGAAAACCATCAAAGCTGAAAACCCGGCCATCGTCTCTGAAATTCGCGTAGGGCTTGGGGATGAGATTGCCGCAGGCACTGTTTTGCTTGTGACGGAGCTGATGAAAATGCAGCACGAGATCCGCGCGGATGAAAGTGGCGTGGTCACGGCCCTGCATGTGTCACCGGGGGATGAGCTGCGCGGCGGGGAGCCGCTGGTGAGCCTTGAGCCGGGAGAGGTCTCTTTGCGGGTCGAGCAGGAGGAGCAGGGGCAGCGGCTGGAGTTTTCCGAATTTGAGGCGCGCATGGGGATGCTGACGGACAGCAGCAGACCACAGGCGGTTGCAAAGCGCCACCAAAGTGGAAGCCGGACCGCGCGCGAAAACATCGAGGATCTGTTCGATCCCGGCTCCTTTAGCGAATATGGTGCCCTGGCAGTGGCGGCTCAGCGCACAAAACGCCCGCTGGCCGAGCTGCAGTCACGTACCCAAGGCGATGGGATCATCTGTGGCACCGGCACAGTGAACGGGCGCGCTGTTGCGGCCATGGCTGTTGATTATATGGTGCTTGCGGGAACCCAGGGCTACAATCACCACCGAAAAATGGACCGTTTGATCGAACGCGCAGGGCGGGACAATCTGCCTATTGTGCTCTTTGCGGAAGGTGGCGGTGGGCGACCCAACGACTATGATATGGCGCCGATGATGGTGGCCGGGTTGAATGTGCCCTCGTTTCGCAATTTCGCCGCCCATAGGGGCCCCAAGATTGGCATCGTCTCGGGGCTGTGCTTTGCGGGGAATGCGGCACTGTTTGGCCTGTGCAATGTGCGAATTGCCACCCAGGACAGCTGGATCGGGATGGGCGGTCCGGCGATGATCGAAGGCGGCGGGTTGGGCAGTGTAACGCCACATGAGATTGGCCCCTCTGAGACGCAAAAGGCAAATGGTGTCATCGACCTGTTGCGCCAGAACGAGGCAGAGGCGGTTGCCGCCACCAAGGTGCTGTTGGGGCTGCCGTTTTTGCACAGCCCCCCGCAGGAGGAGGCGCCGGCCCTGGCCCTGCGCGACGTTGTTCCGGCTGACCGCACCCGGGCCTATGACATGCGCCAAGCGATCGAGGCTTTGACCGATGCGGGCAGTTTCCTGGAGCTGCGCCGGGATTTTGGCCAGGGCATGATCACCGGCTTTATGCGCATCAAGGGGCAGGCCTATGGGGTTCTGGCAAATAACCCGCTGCATATCGGCGGGGCTATTGATGCACCCGCAGGGGACAAGGGCGCGCGGTTTTTGCAACTTTGTGACGCCTGGGGGCTGCCGGTTGTGACCCTGTGCGACACGCCGGGCTTTATGGTGGGGCCTGCGATCGAGGAGACCGGGCAGGTGGCCCATATTTCGCGCCTGTTCCTTGCAGGAGCGCATTTTGCCCAGCCGTTGGTGACCGTCATTCTGCGCAAGGCCTATGGTCTGGGGGCGATGGCGATGGCGGGTGGTGGTTTTGACCGACCGCATTATTGTTGCGCCTGGCCAACAGGTGAGGTGGGTGCCATGGGGTTGGAAGGGGCTGTGAAGCTGGGCCACCGCGACCATCTGGCCGCGATCTCGGATCCGGTTGCGCGCGAGGCAGAATACCAGCGCCTGGTTGCGGAACTCTACCAAAACGGCTCAGCCTTGAACGCCGCGAGCCTGCTTGAATTTGATGCGGTTATTGACCCGGCCCTGACGCGTGAGGAAATCGCGCGGGTTATCGCGGCGGCGGGACCAGGCTCCCCCAGCGAGCGCTATGTCGATGCCTGGTAA
- a CDS encoding MarR family winged helix-turn-helix transcriptional regulator, protein MENSISPLHNYLSYALAAAHRKVATSLNARLRRHGIQIEAWRILETLDEGPRLTMGQLAEIVLMNPPTLTKLVDRMVSDGLVHRQVAQGDHRQINVLPTDLGRKRMMQIRQEIQQQDAAILNQLGKDETAQLVQLLRDIA, encoded by the coding sequence ATGGAAAACAGCATCAGCCCGCTTCACAACTACCTGTCCTATGCCTTGGCGGCGGCGCACCGGAAGGTCGCCACCTCGTTGAATGCACGGCTGCGTCGGCATGGGATTCAGATCGAAGCCTGGCGTATTTTGGAAACCCTGGATGAGGGCCCGCGGCTGACCATGGGGCAGCTGGCCGAAATTGTTTTGATGAATCCGCCTACGCTCACCAAACTGGTGGATCGCATGGTGTCAGACGGGTTGGTGCACCGCCAGGTTGCCCAGGGTGATCACCGTCAGATCAATGTGTTGCCCACGGATTTGGGCCGCAAACGCATGATGCAGATCCGGCAGGAAATTCAACAACAGGATGCCGCCATTCTGAACCAGCTAGGCAAGGACGAAACCGCCCAACTGGTTCAGCTGCTGCGTGACATTGCCTGA
- a CDS encoding substrate-binding domain-containing protein, which translates to MTSFTKAPKIPTELIELQANPLSQNKGSYRIALLIPLCGSAGLWAPSCISSAQVAVEELNKSGGVDGRKVQLIMIDAAMEASISIEEIVNDLIERGSIDAIVGMHISAIRQRLSKVVRQRIPYVYTPLYEGGESTAGLFAIGETPKEQLGPSMELIQNQYRPKSWALIGNDYVWPRISHLFAKSRLRENAIDLAYERYVPFGSRNMAQYVAEIAASSAEAVLISLVGQDAVAFNRAFGSAGLHNQMVRLSCAVEENGLLAAGPRNSKRLFVASSYFAALPTEANAAFKELYYGLHGDQAPALNAIGQSTYEGVHFLAGLMRGHANVWRDHCVTDGLPVIHRSGRKTLSSNKSQRPPVYLARADGLKFEVIKDLKSIA; encoded by the coding sequence ATGACTTCCTTTACCAAGGCTCCAAAAATTCCAACGGAGTTGATTGAACTACAAGCCAACCCTTTGTCCCAAAACAAAGGCAGCTACCGAATTGCCCTGCTCATCCCCTTGTGCGGCTCTGCCGGGCTTTGGGCGCCCTCCTGTATCTCCAGTGCTCAGGTCGCGGTAGAAGAGCTGAACAAAAGCGGCGGTGTGGATGGGCGCAAGGTTCAGCTTATCATGATTGATGCGGCGATGGAGGCCAGCATTTCCATTGAAGAGATCGTCAATGATCTTATTGAACGGGGGTCGATAGATGCGATTGTTGGCATGCATATCAGTGCCATTCGCCAAAGGTTGAGCAAAGTGGTGCGACAGCGGATCCCCTATGTGTACACCCCGCTTTATGAAGGCGGCGAAAGCACCGCAGGTTTGTTTGCCATTGGGGAGACGCCAAAGGAACAGCTTGGGCCGTCGATGGAACTGATCCAAAACCAATACCGGCCCAAAAGCTGGGCGTTGATTGGCAATGATTACGTCTGGCCGCGGATTTCACATCTGTTTGCAAAGTCCAGACTGCGCGAGAACGCCATTGATCTCGCATATGAGAGATACGTGCCTTTTGGGTCACGCAACATGGCGCAATATGTGGCTGAAATTGCTGCCAGCTCAGCAGAGGCGGTGCTGATCTCATTGGTGGGCCAGGATGCGGTTGCCTTTAACCGGGCCTTTGGAAGCGCGGGTTTGCACAATCAAATGGTGCGGCTGTCCTGTGCGGTTGAGGAGAACGGCCTATTGGCCGCCGGGCCGCGCAACAGCAAACGTTTGTTTGTCGCTTCTTCCTATTTTGCAGCGCTGCCAACCGAGGCCAATGCGGCCTTTAAAGAGCTGTACTACGGGCTGCATGGGGATCAGGCTCCGGCGCTGAACGCCATTGGCCAGTCCACATATGAGGGCGTTCATTTTCTCGCCGGATTGATGCGGGGCCATGCCAATGTCTGGCGTGATCATTGTGTTACGGATGGCTTGCCGGTGATTCATCGCAGTGGCCGAAAAACCCTGTCTTCGAATAAAAGCCAGCGCCCGCCGGTCTATCTGGCGCGAGCGGATGGGCTCAAATTTGAGGTCATAAAAGATCTGAAATCAATAGCTTAA
- a CDS encoding flotillin family protein produces the protein MLWIALLVPVALLALVGIWFLHRFYAKATLDSALVRTGFGGRRVITDGGCIALPILHQMQKVSMGALNFSISRQGREAVLTRDRMRADVIFGFELRVSPTEEGIATAAQALGHRIARGGDSIHEVLSGALVNAIQNAAALRSLEQIHLDRGGFAEDVATAIDTQAKQLGLTLVSTALISIDQSDQSQLNENNAFNAQGLRRLAELVADQRKERVRIETEAETAVRESRLAQHQRQLQLQRQEREAEIAQQEHFSKLEADAKSRQIQAHEIAKLASETARIENETRAKAAQVEQDEILRKSEMAAILSLEEAKIANGIHLARKRTEEAEAKAAEEQARSLVILAAEQVQAQKERAVAERERDIARIHQDKELELEEARVKRDVDTLLARAQAESTAAIGAAEAEKARMQAEAAGHVALNSAENTLSEAVIRMRLEERKLDRLPEIMTQMMKPVEKIDSIRINQISGAPGGSGGGAEGVDSAFGAAMDQILGMAVRLPAMKQMGEDIGLDFDANLAGRTADYANRIKPKTE, from the coding sequence GTGCTCTGGATTGCTTTGTTGGTGCCTGTGGCGCTGCTTGCCCTGGTTGGGATTTGGTTCCTGCATCGGTTCTACGCCAAGGCGACATTGGACAGCGCGCTGGTCAGAACCGGCTTTGGCGGTCGCCGGGTGATCACGGACGGTGGCTGTATTGCGCTGCCCATCCTGCACCAGATGCAGAAGGTGTCGATGGGGGCGCTGAATTTCTCGATCAGCCGCCAGGGGCGTGAGGCCGTGCTGACGCGGGATAGAATGCGGGCGGATGTGATCTTTGGCTTTGAGCTGCGGGTGTCGCCCACCGAAGAGGGGATTGCAACAGCAGCCCAGGCTCTGGGGCACCGGATTGCCCGCGGCGGCGACAGTATTCACGAGGTTCTGTCCGGGGCGCTGGTCAATGCCATTCAAAATGCGGCGGCTCTGCGCAGCCTGGAGCAGATACACCTGGATCGCGGCGGCTTTGCCGAAGATGTTGCCACAGCCATTGACACCCAGGCAAAACAACTGGGGCTGACGCTTGTCTCAACCGCGCTGATCTCGATTGACCAGAGCGATCAAAGCCAGCTGAACGAAAACAATGCCTTTAACGCGCAGGGGCTGCGACGGCTGGCCGAATTGGTCGCCGATCAGCGCAAAGAGCGCGTCCGTATCGAGACCGAAGCCGAAACCGCCGTGCGCGAAAGCCGTTTGGCGCAGCACCAGCGGCAGTTGCAGCTTCAGCGTCAGGAGCGCGAAGCCGAAATTGCCCAGCAAGAGCATTTCAGCAAGTTGGAGGCTGATGCCAAATCCCGCCAGATCCAGGCGCATGAGATTGCCAAACTGGCAAGCGAGACCGCACGGATTGAAAATGAGACCCGGGCCAAGGCGGCTCAGGTTGAACAGGATGAAATCCTTAGAAAATCTGAAATGGCGGCGATCCTCTCGCTGGAGGAAGCCAAGATTGCAAATGGCATTCATCTGGCCCGCAAACGCACCGAGGAGGCCGAGGCGAAAGCGGCGGAAGAACAGGCCCGGTCCTTGGTCATTCTTGCGGCGGAACAGGTGCAGGCGCAAAAAGAACGCGCCGTCGCCGAACGGGAACGCGATATTGCCCGCATCCATCAGGACAAAGAGCTTGAGCTGGAAGAGGCGCGGGTCAAGCGCGATGTGGATACCCTGCTGGCCCGCGCCCAGGCGGAAAGCACGGCTGCCATAGGGGCTGCTGAGGCGGAAAAGGCCCGGATGCAGGCCGAAGCTGCGGGGCATGTGGCGCTGAACTCAGCCGAAAACACCCTGAGCGAGGCGGTTATTCGCATGCGGCTTGAAGAGCGCAAGCTCGATCGCCTGCCAGAAATCATGACGCAGATGATGAAGCCGGTAGAGAAGATCGACTCGATCAGGATCAACCAGATTTCGGGTGCCCCGGGTGGCTCGGGCGGCGGCGCCGAGGGCGTCGATAGTGCCTTTGGTGCCGCCATGGATCAGATCCTGGGCATGGCTGTCCGCCTGCCGGCCATGAAGCAGATGGGGGAAGACATCGGGCTGGATTTTGACGCCAACCTGGCGGGGCGCACCGCCGATTATGCCAACCGGATCAAACCAAAAACAGAATAA